TAAATTCCTGTAATGGATTTTCAATGGATAAGTCGAACATAAGCCGGTACACTAGATATGTCTTTATTCCAAATAAAATCGTAGCTATTATAAATAAAGGCATGCGAAACTTATTCATTTGCATGTTGGTTCCTCCTCAAAAGTACACCCCTCTGGTTAATTCTTTTTACTTTTATTTAACCAGATCTTCTAACTTCCTTTACAATTTCCACTTATAATGTTTTATTAAACAGTTTCATTGTGTATGACGAAAATTCTATCACAAAAGTTTCAAAAAAAGTAGGTTTTAAGAAATTTGTTAGATGATTGTTAAGCGTAAGTAATGCACCCGACATTATCCACTATATGTATGAGAACTGCTATTATATGAAAAGAAAGGTGGAGCTTAGGCAGCTCCACCTCTTATTGATTCGTTTTAACTAGAAATGCCGCTCCGATTACTCCGGCATCATTACCTAACTTTGCCAAATCGAAGCTTGTTGCTGCAAATGTTCTTCGTAAAGCATATTTTTTATAAGCTACTTTCAAGGGATCTAACAATTGACTTCCAGCCTGCGAAACTCCCCCGCCTATTACAATTTTTTCAGGATTAATCGCAATAGCAAGATTGGCAATTGTCATTCCCAGCAGGTCCGTAACTTTTTCAATCACTGCACCTGCTGCTTCATCTCCCTGCTGTGCAGCTTCAAATACATCTTTTGCTGTCAGCTGATCAGACGGGATGTTTCGTAAGATGCTTGCAGGAATAGTTTCGATACTCTCTTTCGCTAATCTAACAATTCCTGTGGCTGAAGCTAACGTTTCCAGGCAGCCAGTTTTACCGCAATTACAAGGAGCTCCGCCTTCAGGTACTACTGTAATATGTCCAATTTCACCTGCGGTACCATTAACTCCGTTTAAAATCTCGCCATTAGCTATAATACCTCCCCCAACACCAGTGCCTAAGGTTACAGCAATTAGTTCACGGGCTCCTTCACCAGCTCCCAGCCACTTTTCTCCTAAAGCTGCAAGATTGGCATCGTTATCCACCCATACAGGAAAACCGGTCCATTCACTCAATATGGCCCCAAAATCATAATTTTTCCAACCGATATTTACTGCTTCGTGGATAAAACCGCTATTTGGATCAACAAAACCTGGTGCTCCGGCACCAATACCGGCGACTTGATTCTTATCAATATGTAACTCTTCTAAAGAATCCTCAAAGGCATGATGAATATCTTCAGGGATCCTCTCTCCACCATTTTCTCTATCTGTATTAATTTCCCATTTTTTAACAATTTCCCCACTGTCTTTAATCACTGCGAGTTTCACCGTAGTACCGCCGATATCAGCGGCAAGAAAAATATTTTTTTCCATTTAACGTTCCTCCCCTTGCTGACGATCTTTTTCCCTCGCTATTTCTCCTCTTAATAATAAAAGAGCCATTTGAAAATCTTCTTTCTCCATACACTGTGAGCGATAAAGCTCTTTTACTTCATCTTCCATCAACTCTAAATCAGCCAGTCGATCACCTACGTAGATATAAGTACCAAACTTTTTTAAGTGCTGCTGAATATCGTAAATCGTTTTCATAATTTCATCACCGAATCCATTATACCAATAGCAGCGTGGAATGAAAACGTAAAACCCTGACCTATTCATCGGTCAGGGTCTTTAGGATGCAAGAAAGCCGGTCGTCTATTTTTCAAGGGAATCGGAGAACGGAAGAGCACATCTCGGAACGGTTTCCAGGCAAAAGGAAGAAAAGGCCATAAATAAGGGGTTTTAAAGGTCTGCATACGTGACAGGTAAATTAACCAGAGTGTAACTCCTATGACATATCCTTTCACTCCGAAAAAACCTGTAATGAGTAATAGTGCAAGTCTTGATAATCGATCAGCAAGTCCAATTTCATAACTTGGAGTCGCAAAAGTACCTATTGCTGCCAAAGATAAATACAATACTACTTCACTCGAGAAAAGTCCTACATCTACAGCCACTTGCCCAATTAAAATAGCCGCCACAAGTCCGAGTGCTGTAGCTAAGGAAGATGGTGTATGAATAGCGGCCATCCTTAACATGTCAATGCCTACTTCAGCAATTAAAAATTGTAAAAGTAGAGGCACTACCCCAGAGTCGGTTGGTCCAATGAATGATAAGTTTTCCGGCAGAAGGTCAGGCTGCATGGAAAACAAGAAGTAAAGAGGCAGAATAAAAATGGAAGAAATAAACGCAATGAATCGAATCCAGCGCAGGTAGGCTCCTACAAGTGGTTTCTGACGATATTCTTCTGCGTGCTGGAGATGGTGCCAGAAGGTTGCCGGCGTAATCATAACACTAGGAGAACCATCTATAATGATTAGGATATGTCCTTCATAAAGATGTGCTGCTGCTGTATCTGGCCTCTCTGTATAGCGAATGACTGGATAAGGATTCCAATGCTGGCCGCTTATAAACTCTTCAATTGTTTTTTCAGCCATTGGCAGAGCATCAGTATCTATTTCTTGAAGGACTCTCTGCAAATGCTCAATACGTTCAGGATCTGCAATATCCTTTAAGTAACATAAACAGACGTCTGTTTGTGATCTACGACCGATTTGAGTATATTCCATACGCAATGATCGATCTCTGATCCGCCTTCTCGTAAGAGCCGTATTAAAAACAATGGTTTCTACAAACCCATCTCTTGAACCCCTGACTACTCTTTCTAAATCAGGTTCTTGAGGACCGCGAACAGGGTAGGTCCGGGCATCAATTATTATGATTTCTTCCATACCCTCTACCACTAACACCGTAGGTCCCGCTAAAACTGTGTCCGCTGCTTTATTAAGATCTTTTTCCTTATCTAATTCAATATAAGGAAGGTGTGTCTCCAGGAGCTTAGTTAAAGGGTCAGGATCTAATTGGTCAGGGTCCAGTTTTGAAAGAAGCTTCATTAAATAGTGAAGAATATCGTCTTTAACAAAACCATCGACCATAAATAGAGACATACCTC
The Halobacillus halophilus DSM 2266 DNA segment above includes these coding regions:
- a CDS encoding ROK family glucokinase translates to MEKNIFLAADIGGTTVKLAVIKDSGEIVKKWEINTDRENGGERIPEDIHHAFEDSLEELHIDKNQVAGIGAGAPGFVDPNSGFIHEAVNIGWKNYDFGAILSEWTGFPVWVDNDANLAALGEKWLGAGEGARELIAVTLGTGVGGGIIANGEILNGVNGTAGEIGHITVVPEGGAPCNCGKTGCLETLASATGIVRLAKESIETIPASILRNIPSDQLTAKDVFEAAQQGDEAAGAVIEKVTDLLGMTIANLAIAINPEKIVIGGGVSQAGSQLLDPLKVAYKKYALRRTFAATSFDLAKLGNDAGVIGAAFLVKTNQ
- a CDS encoding YqgQ family protein; protein product: MKTIYDIQQHLKKFGTYIYVGDRLADLELMEDEVKELYRSQCMEKEDFQMALLLLRGEIAREKDRQQGEER
- a CDS encoding spore germination protein, giving the protein MEEKQLLFDNYEKNVAYLRDRLGVEESFDMIHLDLVYAGRGMSLFMVDGFVKDDILHYLMKLLSKLDPDQLDPDPLTKLLETHLPYIELDKEKDLNKAADTVLAGPTVLVVEGMEEIIIIDARTYPVRGPQEPDLERVVRGSRDGFVETIVFNTALTRRRIRDRSLRMEYTQIGRRSQTDVCLCYLKDIADPERIEHLQRVLQEIDTDALPMAEKTIEEFISGQHWNPYPVIRYTERPDTAAAHLYEGHILIIIDGSPSVMITPATFWHHLQHAEEYRQKPLVGAYLRWIRFIAFISSIFILPLYFLFSMQPDLLPENLSFIGPTDSGVVPLLLQFLIAEVGIDMLRMAAIHTPSSLATALGLVAAILIGQVAVDVGLFSSEVVLYLSLAAIGTFATPSYEIGLADRLSRLALLLITGFFGVKGYVIGVTLWLIYLSRMQTFKTPYLWPFLPFAWKPFRDVLFRSPIPLKNRRPAFLHPKDPDR